CCGCTCGCGGGTGGCCGCCGACCCCACGCAGCCCAACCTCCGGCAGGTCCACCTCATCCACTCGGAATTGCACGACGAGTTGCGGGCGCGGGGCTTTTCCGTGTCGGCCGGACAGATGGGCGAGAACATCACCACGCGCGGGGTGGACCTCCTCGGCCTGCCCCGGGGAACGCGGCTGCACCTCGGCGCGGCGGCGGTGGTGGAGGTCACCGGGCTGCGAAATCCCTGTGCCCAGCTCGACGCCTTTCAGCCCGGCCTGCTCGCCGCCGTGCTGGGCCGCGACGGGCAGGGCCGCCTCGTCCGCAAGGCGGGGGTCATGGGCGTCGTCGTGGCGGGGGGCGAGGTCCGGCCCGGCGATCCCATCCGCGCGGAGCTGCCGCCCGAACCCCACGGGGCCCTCGACCGGGTTTGACGGGCCGCACGCCCGCTCTCGGGAGAAAAACACGCACGGCATCGGCGGATGCTCCACGGGTTGGACGCCGGGTGGGCGGGGGCCCGCTCCCCGCTTCCCCTCACAGGGACACCGTGTGACGGAACTGTAGGAAGACTGAGTTTAAAATACCCGGGTGCAGGACTTCCGTGTCGCCCAACCCATCGAGCGCCGCCGCGTCCTCGCCACACGCGGCGGCGTCCAGAGTGTGGTCGGGGAGTGGCGGGGCCAGCCCGTGTTCGTCAAGACGCTGCTCACCGCCGAACCTGAGGCCGCCCTGCGGTTTGCCCACGAGGGCGAGATCGCGTCCGGCCTCGACCACCCGCTCGTCGTGTCGCCGCTCGCCCGCACGCCGCGCCAACTGATCTTCCCCTTCGTGCCGGGCCGCACCCTGCGCGAGGTGGTGCAAGAAGGCCCCCTTCCCCCGGAGGCGGCGCTGTGCGTGGCGAGCGGCCTGCTGCGCGCCGTCGAGCACCTGCACGCGCGCGGGGTGACCCACCACGACCTCAAGCCCGAGAACGTGCTGCTGCTGGAGATGCGGGCGCGCGGCGACGCGGTGCGGCTGGTGGACTTCGGCATGAGCCACTGGCGGGCGCTGGGCAGCGACATCCACGACGGCACCCGCATGGGCACCCCGCACTTCATGGCGCCCGAGCAGTTCCGGGGGGTGCGCGGCGACCCCCGCAGCGACCTGTACTCGGTGGGCGTCCTCCTGTTCGACTGCCTGGCGGGTTTCCCCCCCTTCGAGGACGCGCTGGGCTGGCTCGTCGGCATCCACGAGGACTGCGCGCCCCTGCCCGGCCCCCCCGAGGTCCACCCCATGCTGCGCGCCGCCCTGGAGCGTGACCCGGAGGCGCGGCCCGCCACCGCCGGGGAGATGCTCGCCGCCCTGGAGGGCATCCAGCACACGCTGGAGGCCGCTGCCGCGTGCCCCTAGTCGCCTTCAGCGGCAACCGCTTCCTGGTCGAGGAGGCGCTGCGCGACACGCTGACGAGCCGCGGCCTGAACGTGCGCGACCTGCCCCGCCTCGCGGGCGAGGAGGTCACCCCGCAGGCCGTGGCCCCCCTCCTGGCCCCCAGCCTCTTCGGGGACGGCGGCGTGGTCGTGGACCTCGCGGGGACCAAGCCCGACAAGGCGCTGCTCGACCTCCTCGCCGCCGCGCCCGTCACCGTGGCCGTCCTCGACGAGAGCCCGCCCGCCTCCCGGGTAAAGCTCTACGAGTCGCGCGGCGAGCACCACGCGGCCCCCGCCCCCCAGAAGACCGGCGACGTGGCGGGGTGGGTGACGCAGCGGGGAAAGCGGCTGGGCCTGAAGCTCGACCGCGAAGCCGCCCTCTCCCTCGCCGAGGTTTTCGGCCCCGACCTGACGGGCATCGCGGGGGAGCTGAACAAGCTCACCCTCCTCGACCCGCCGCACGGTGCCGACCTCGTGCGGCGGGTGGTGGGCCGCGAGCCGCCCGGCGACTCCTTCGCGCTGCTGGGGGCCGCGACCACCGGGCGCCCCGGCGAGGCGGTCACGCAGCTTCGCCGTCTCCTCGCGTCGGGGGAGGATCCTTTCAAGCTGCTCGGTGCGGTCGTGTGGCAGTACAGCCTCGTCGCGCGCTGCGTGGCCCTGACCCAGGAGGAGGGCCGGGTGGGCGAGGCGGTCGCCGCCCAGAGGCTCGGGGTCAAACCCTACCCGGCGAAAAAGGCGCTCGAAGTGGCCCGGCGCCTGAGCGAGGACAAGGTGCGCGCCCACCTCGCCCGCATCCTTGACGCCGACGTGGCGATGAAACGGGGCCTGGACCCCGGAGCGACGCTGGAGCGGCTGATCGTGCAACTGAGCGTGTGAGGCGTTCCTCTCAGGCTTGGGGGGAATTCCGGTCCCGGTGGCCGCCGCGCCCGCGGGATCGATGACCCCCCGGTACACTTCATCCAGTATCAGTGCATGGTCGGGACAGACCAGGGGAATACGGCCCGGCCCGTCGTACTCGGTCAGCCGCCAGCCATCGCCCGCCCGCTGATAGGCCAGGATGCGCCGCTCGCTCTGGGAGACGATTAGATCTGGAAGCTGGGAATGGACGTGTAGGCATGGTACCTGGCGTGCCGGCCAATGGCGGCGGTGCGCTTGGAGAGGACTTCCACGAGTAGGCAGGGGTCCGTCTCGTCGTACTCCTCGCCGTTGTCCTCTCCGCAAGCGACCATGACATCGGGGGAAGAGAAGGAACCGCGGTCTTGGATACGGAGCTTCATGTCCGCCGCGTAAAGGCGGCACCCTTCACGGCGACTGGCAGGCTGGAGCGCGAACATGATGTTGCCGGTGATCAGGGCGTGTGCCTTGCTCGTCCCGGCCTGCGCCCGCGTCGCACCGTGCAGGGGGTACACGAAGCCGCTGACGTACTCCCGCTTGACCGGACTCTCCAATTCCGTCCGCAGGTAGTCTTCGACACTGATCACCTGGAGGGCGGGGTCGCTCATACGTCATGGTAAGGCGTGGGGCGGGCCCCCGTCCGGACGGCCCGCCCCCTCCACTCCCTCCTACACCCGCACCAGGAAGGCCGACTCGATCACGTCGAGGTCGCGGATCGCCTGAAGCTGCTCGGGGGTCAGGCCGTCGTCGAGGGTGAGGGTGAAGAGGGCCTGCCCGCCCTTCTCCGCGCGCCCGAGGGCCATCCCGGCGATATTCACCCCCCAGGTGCCCAGCAGGTTGGAGAGCTTGGCGACTGCGCCGGGGCGGTCCTGGTTGGAGGCGATCAGGATGAAGCCCTCGGGTGCGAGTTCCACCCGGAAGTCTCGCAGGCGGGTCAGGCGCGGGCTGCGGCCGAAGACGGTGCCCCCCACCGTGCGGGTGCGCCGCTTCTCGCCCCCGGTGCCGCTGACGACCTTCACGATCACCTCGGTCTGGTAGTCGGGGCTGTCGCCCTCCTCCCGCACGGCGAGGTTCAGGCCGCGTTCCTTCGCCAGCGCGCGGGCGTTGATCATGTTCGGGCGCTCGTCGGTGCTGCCGCTGAGGTACCCCACCAGGGCGGCCGTCACTACGGGGGCGGGGTCGGCCGGAAACTCGCCCCGGAAGGTGACCTCCAGGTCAGACGCGCCGGGGAGCAGTTGCGCGAGGATGCGCCCCAGCTTCTCGCCGAGGTCGAGGTAGCCGCCGAGCAGCTCCAGCGTCTTCGCGTCGAGCGCCGGGGCATTCACCGCGCCGCGGCTCACGTCGCCGTGCAGGGCCGCCAGCACCCGTCCCACGATCTCCGCGCCCACCCGTTCCTGCGCCTCGCGGGTATTCGCGCCGAGGTGCGCCGTGATCCCGAGATTCGGGGCCCCCAGGAAGACGTGCTCGGGGGTCGGCGGCTCGTCCACGAACACGTCCACCCCCGCCCCGAAGAGGTGGCCGGACTTGAGGGCCTCCACCAGCGCCCCCTCCTCCACGATGCCGCCGCGCGCCGCGTTCACGACGATGGCGCCGGGCCTCAGGAGGGCGAGTTCCCGCGCCCCGATCATCCCCTGCGTCTCCTCGGTCAGCGGCGTGTGGACGGTCAGGAAGTCCACCTGGGCGAGCAGGTCGTCGAGACCGGCGGCCCGCGTGACCCCCAGCCGCTCGAACTTGTTCTCGGGGACGTAGGGGTCGAAGGCGACGACGTTCAGCCTCAGCCCCTGCGCCCGGTCGGCGACGATGCTCCCGATGCGGCCCAGACCCACGATGCCGAGCGTCTTGTCCTTGAGTTCGACGCCCAGGAACTTGCGGTCCCACTCGCCCGCGCGGGTCAGGCGGTCCGAGCGTGTGAGCCCCCGCGCGGCGGCCATCAGGTGTGTGATCGCCAGTTCCGCCGCCGAGACGTTGTTGCTCTCGGGCGCGTTGAGGACGAGGATGCCCCGCCTGGAGCACGCCTCCAGGTCGATGTTGTCCACGCCGACGCCGCCGCGCCCGATGACCTTGAGGCGTTCGCCCGCCGCCTCCAGCAGCTCGCGGTCCACCTTCGTCCGGCTGCGGGTGATCAGGGCGTCATAGTCGGGGAGGCGGCGCAGGGTCTCCTCGCGGGGGAGGTTGCCCTCGTAGTCGATCTCGAACCCGGCGTGCTCCAGGTGGCCGGGGTTCATCTCGTCGCAGATCAGGACGCGCAGGGGAGCCGCCTGCGTTGGATCGGGCGCCGCGAAGGGCCGGGCGGGGAGGGAGGCGGTCATGCGGCCAGGGTAAGCCTGCGGGCGGCGGCGGCGCGGGAATTGGCTAGGGCAACGGGGCCAAGGTCCAGACCCCACCCCCTGCGGGAACGTTCACCCTCACCGGGAGTGGACTGGACATTTTTTTAGGCAAGCCTAAAATACGGCCATGTCTGTTCCGCCCCCCTCTTCCCCCGAGTCGGTCGCCCCGCTGCCGGGTGCGGCGGGGAGCCTCGACGCCCGCATGACCGAGCGGGCCACCCAGATCCTCACCCGGCCCGCCCAGCGGCGGGGGCTGGGGCGGGTCCTGCCCTTCATGGGTCCGGCGGTGATCGCCAGCATCGCGTACATGGACCCCGGGAACTTCGCCACCAACATCCAGGGCGGGGCGCAGTTCGGGTACACGCTGCTGTGGGTGATCCTGGCGGCGAACCTGATGGCGATGCTGATCCAGAACCTCAGCGCGAAGCTGGGGATTGCGTCGGGCAAGAACCTGCCCGAGGTGATCCGCGAACGCTGGCCGAGGCCCGTCGTGTGGGCGTACTGGGTGCAGGCCGAGATCGTGGCGATGGCGACCGACCTCGCCGAGTTCCTGGGGGCGGCGCTCGCCATCCACCTGCTCACCGGGCTGCCCCTGATCTGGGGGGCGGCGATCACAGGCGTCATCACCTTCTGGCTGCTCACCCTCCAGCGCCGGGGCTTCCGCCCGCTGGAGATCGCGGTGGGCGCGTTCGTGCTGATCATCGGCGTGGCGTACCTCGTGCAGTTCGCGCTGGCACGGCCCGGGGTGGAGGCCCTGCGCGGCTTCGTCCCCACCTTCCAGGGGGTGGAGAGCGTGTACCTGGCGGTCGGCATCATCGGCGCGACCGTCATGCCGCACGTGATCTACCTGCACTCGGCCTTGACCCAGGGCCGGGTCCCCACTCGCACGGACGAGGAGAAGGTGCGGCTCTCGCGCCTGAACCGGGTGGACGTGATCGGGGCAATGGGCTTCGCCGGGCTGATCAACATGAGCATGCTCGCGGTGAGCGCGGCGACCTTCCACGGCAAGAACGTGGAGAACGCGGGCGACCTCAGCGTCGCGTACCAGACCCTCACGCCGCTGCTGGGGCCCGCCGCCGCCGTCGCGTTCGCGGTCGCGCTCCTCGCCTCGGGGCTGAGCAGTTCCGCCGTGGGCACGATGGCCGGGCAGGTCATCATGCAGGGCTTCGTCAACTTTCACATTCCGCTGTGGCTGCGCCGGACCCTGACCATGCTGCCCGCCTTCGCGGTGATCCTGGCGGGCCTGGACCCCACCCGGACCCTCGTGCTCTCGCAGGTGATCCTCAGCTTCGGGGTGCCCTTCGCCCTGGTGCCCCTCCTGCTCTTCACCGCCCGCCGCGACGTGATGGGCGTGCTCGTGAGTCGGCCCGTCGTCACGGGGCTGGGCTGGGCCTTCGCGGGGATCATCATCTCGCTCAACCTGTACCTGCTGTGGGGGACCTTCTTCGGGTAGGGAGCGCGGTGCAGGCGACCCCTCGGCGAGGGAAGAAACGGGGACGGTCTTCGCATGGACCGTCCCCACTTCTCGCGTCGCCACGTGACCCTGCCGTCGAGCCCTGAACGACGTTTCCGGGAAGCTCTACTTCCTGACTTCCCTCACAAGCTGTCTCTCGACCAACTGAGCCGCCATCGGCCCGCGAATGCGTCTGAACAGGTGATAGTCGAGGAAGTAGACCTGGTTCGCCCGGCTCGCCCTCAACCGAGTGGTGAGGGGATTTGCATTCCAGTCGGCCCGTGCCCGCGCCGGGGTGTTGTTCCCCGAGGCCAGCACGATCACGGCGTCAGGGTCCAAGGCGGACAACCCCTCAATGCCGACCACCGCGTCCCTCTTGTCCCCGTCGATGACGTTCAGCCCGAGGTCGTTCAGAAGGCCGCCCGTCCAGTCGTTGCTGTCGCTGATCGTGAAGGTGTTCCGGGCGTCCCCGCCTCCCGTCCAGACGACCAGGACCCGCTTCTT
This Deinococcus aestuarii DNA region includes the following protein-coding sequences:
- a CDS encoding MOSC domain-containing protein, with the protein product MTATVTAVSVSATHSFSKANRESVRLLAGLGVEGDAHLGTTVKHRSRVAADPTQPNLRQVHLIHSELHDELRARGFSVSAGQMGENITTRGVDLLGLPRGTRLHLGAAAVVEVTGLRNPCAQLDAFQPGLLAAVLGRDGQGRLVRKAGVMGVVVAGGEVRPGDPIRAELPPEPHGALDRV
- a CDS encoding serine/threonine-protein kinase; this encodes MQDFRVAQPIERRRVLATRGGVQSVVGEWRGQPVFVKTLLTAEPEAALRFAHEGEIASGLDHPLVVSPLARTPRQLIFPFVPGRTLREVVQEGPLPPEAALCVASGLLRAVEHLHARGVTHHDLKPENVLLLEMRARGDAVRLVDFGMSHWRALGSDIHDGTRMGTPHFMAPEQFRGVRGDPRSDLYSVGVLLFDCLAGFPPFEDALGWLVGIHEDCAPLPGPPEVHPMLRAALERDPEARPATAGEMLAALEGIQHTLEAAAACP
- the holA gene encoding DNA polymerase III subunit delta; this translates as MPLVAFSGNRFLVEEALRDTLTSRGLNVRDLPRLAGEEVTPQAVAPLLAPSLFGDGGVVVDLAGTKPDKALLDLLAAAPVTVAVLDESPPASRVKLYESRGEHHAAPAPQKTGDVAGWVTQRGKRLGLKLDREAALSLAEVFGPDLTGIAGELNKLTLLDPPHGADLVRRVVGREPPGDSFALLGAATTGRPGEAVTQLRRLLASGEDPFKLLGAVVWQYSLVARCVALTQEEGRVGEAVAAQRLGVKPYPAKKALEVARRLSEDKVRAHLARILDADVAMKRGLDPGATLERLIVQLSV
- a CDS encoding Uma2 family endonuclease is translated as MSDPALQVISVEDYLRTELESPVKREYVSGFVYPLHGATRAQAGTSKAHALITGNIMFALQPASRREGCRLYAADMKLRIQDRGSFSSPDVMVACGEDNGEEYDETDPCLLVEVLSKRTAAIGRHARYHAYTSIPSFQI
- the serA gene encoding phosphoglycerate dehydrogenase encodes the protein MTASLPARPFAAPDPTQAAPLRVLICDEMNPGHLEHAGFEIDYEGNLPREETLRRLPDYDALITRSRTKVDRELLEAAGERLKVIGRGGVGVDNIDLEACSRRGILVLNAPESNNVSAAELAITHLMAAARGLTRSDRLTRAGEWDRKFLGVELKDKTLGIVGLGRIGSIVADRAQGLRLNVVAFDPYVPENKFERLGVTRAAGLDDLLAQVDFLTVHTPLTEETQGMIGARELALLRPGAIVVNAARGGIVEEGALVEALKSGHLFGAGVDVFVDEPPTPEHVFLGAPNLGITAHLGANTREAQERVGAEIVGRVLAALHGDVSRGAVNAPALDAKTLELLGGYLDLGEKLGRILAQLLPGASDLEVTFRGEFPADPAPVVTAALVGYLSGSTDERPNMINARALAKERGLNLAVREEGDSPDYQTEVIVKVVSGTGGEKRRTRTVGGTVFGRSPRLTRLRDFRVELAPEGFILIASNQDRPGAVAKLSNLLGTWGVNIAGMALGRAEKGGQALFTLTLDDGLTPEQLQAIRDLDVIESAFLVRV
- a CDS encoding Nramp family divalent metal transporter, which produces MTERATQILTRPAQRRGLGRVLPFMGPAVIASIAYMDPGNFATNIQGGAQFGYTLLWVILAANLMAMLIQNLSAKLGIASGKNLPEVIRERWPRPVVWAYWVQAEIVAMATDLAEFLGAALAIHLLTGLPLIWGAAITGVITFWLLTLQRRGFRPLEIAVGAFVLIIGVAYLVQFALARPGVEALRGFVPTFQGVESVYLAVGIIGATVMPHVIYLHSALTQGRVPTRTDEEKVRLSRLNRVDVIGAMGFAGLINMSMLAVSAATFHGKNVENAGDLSVAYQTLTPLLGPAAAVAFAVALLASGLSSSAVGTMAGQVIMQGFVNFHIPLWLRRTLTMLPAFAVILAGLDPTRTLVLSQVILSFGVPFALVPLLLFTARRDVMGVLVSRPVVTGLGWAFAGIIISLNLYLLWGTFFG